A genome region from Camelus ferus isolate YT-003-E chromosome 25, BCGSAC_Cfer_1.0, whole genome shotgun sequence includes the following:
- the IQANK1 gene encoding putative IQ motif and ankyrin repeat domain-containing protein LOC642574 homolog — translation MARLELPERTQEGEEVVLGLRCQVTELHDVLMKDVGHRIRADGRSVVYDGRWARGGEMRVPADGGDLVAAPRWPLVIDPSGQAATFLRYQDTNYVFALNPDHLRPERIRLALLGALRFGKPLVFDLREVDLFPAVQRQLEEVQPGLAKELLSRGLLEQERCLSLLRPTDGPEYGPTQFQEARLGHFRLFVTKVRWPPAEQLQILHPVRVQLPSGHL, via the exons ATGGCCAGGCTGGAGCTGCCGGAGCGGAcccaggagg gggaggaggtggtgcTGGGGCTGAGATGCCAGGTCACTGAGCTACACGACGTGCTGATGAAGGACGTGGGCCATCGCATCCGTGCCGACGGCAGATCAGTGGTCTACGACGGGCGATGGGCGCGGGGCGGCGAGATGAGGGTTCCAGCGGACGGTGGTGACCTGGTGGCCGCCCCCAGGTGGCCTCTTGTCATTGACCCTTCGGGCCAGGCGGCCACCTTCCTGCGCTACCAGGACACCAACTATGTGTTCGCCCTGAACCCAGACCACCTGCGGCCGGAGCGGATTCGGCTGGCGCTGCTGGGGGCGCTCAG GTTCGGGAAGCCGCTGGTGTTTGACCTGCGCGAGGTGGACCTGTTCCCGGCGGTGCAGCGGCAGCTGGAGGAGGTGCAGCCGGGCCTGGCAAAGGAGCTGCTGAGCCGCGGGTTGCTAGAGCAGGAGAGGTGCCTGTCGCTGCTGCGGCCGACTGATGGGCCGGAGTACGGCCCCACCCAGTTCCAGGAGGCGCGCCTGGGGCACTTCCGCCTCTTTGTCACCAAGGTTCGGTGGCCACCAGCCGAGCAGCTGCAGATCCTGCACCCGGTGCGCGTGCAGCTGCCCAGCGGACACCTCTAG